The following proteins are encoded in a genomic region of Coffea eugenioides isolate CCC68of chromosome 6, Ceug_1.0, whole genome shotgun sequence:
- the LOC113776419 gene encoding protein CHLORORESPIRATORY REDUCTION 6, chloroplastic translates to MASIRPLSAFKQPIPTFAPSISYRQQLDCMPSSSSSSSIYPTAYFYLSRPQGPSSISVAFNPSGKYDLSLHDDDEQEQADLPPPIPPTEGRYEVVIDNDIIRRLDLVPFQSATGITSPSDAKPKEFLERTIGFTINYTREDQNDPRELSEFPDIRLWFVRVDAAYPWLPVLLDWRAGELARYAAMLVPHQMSMKKGVVFNPEALALFVMKKVFIVYSWLKENDIPMPRLKTKDMARMLGFGIGEELFDLIDEQSTSPS, encoded by the exons ATGGCTTCCATCAGACCTCTTTCTGCATTCAAACAGCCCATTCCCACTTTTGCTCCGTCAATTTCCTATAGACAGCAATTGGATTGCAtgccttcttcttcttcatcttcttctatCTATCCTACGGCTTACTTTTACCTAAGCCGGCCTCAGGGACCATCTTCTATATCTGTTGCATTCAATCCGTCAGGAAAGTACGACCTTTCTTTACATGATGATGACGAACAAG AACAAGCAGACTTGCCGCCACCAATTCCACCAACAGAAGGGAGATATGAGGTAGTGATCGACAATGACATCATACGACGACTCGATTTGGTTCCCTTCCAAAGTGCAACGGGGATTACTTCACCTTCCGATG CTAAGCCAAAGGAGTTCCTTGAACGTACAATTGGCTTCACCATTAATTACACAAGAGAAGATCAAAACGACCCTCGAGAACTATCAGAATTCCCTGATATTAGGCTCTGGTTTGTCAGAGTTGACGCTGCTTATCCATGGCTCCCTGTTCTATTGGACTGGCGAGCAGGTGAGCTTGCCCGTTATGCTGCTATGTTGGTTCCTCACCAG ATGAGTATGAAGAAGGGAGTAGTTTTCAACCCAGAGGCACTAGCATTGTTCGTCATGAAAAAGGTTTTCATTGTGTATTCTTGGTTAAAGGAAAATGACATCCCGATGCCTAGATTGAAGACGAAGGACATGGCCAGAATGCTTGGATTTGGAATCGGGGAGGAGCTATTTGACTTGATTGATGAACAATCAACTTCCCCTTCATAG